The following coding sequences are from one Scylla paramamosain isolate STU-SP2022 unplaced genomic scaffold, ASM3559412v1 Contig91, whole genome shotgun sequence window:
- the LOC135098910 gene encoding uncharacterized protein LOC135098910 isoform X4, giving the protein MYPPALKQKGILIEDVAVKKVTENGYSLEFQTTNCKTGMPLLGLLQVEGPPASFDTQVTVTCSSQTATGPLAGTWDLGIQGQVVKDIPAGVDPKVLEGILESALGTDLTVQYSGSCKNYHYYIEWEEDPGRKELVEIHTDNLMFDGTLKTKIIRDSAGVLWHSPLETDFVTTHRDSPHVTVQVNGYFGACLGACAFTYDDATTPMLTGVSGTAGEGLQHTLTLSGTAITATQLTCTVALWGGLHSVALSMQPAGSALLPSPIIYMVPVTVVALSITEGSTGGQYPLTVTGTGFPDSDGWEAGSAIMTLGGKKCVVISGGPTKVTCTVPAGGHGGCGGGCGRHKWLPPFLLHL; this is encoded by the exons ATGTACCCGCCCGCCCTCAAGCAGAAGGGAATCCTTATTGAGGATGTGGCAGTCAAGAAGGTGACAGAGAATGGGTACTCCCTGGAATTCCAGACCACAAACTGCAAGACTGGAATGCCCCTCCTTGGGCTCCTGCAGGtggaag GTCCTCCAGCAAGCTTTGACACTCAGGTGACAGTCACATGCTCCTCTCAGACTGCCACGGGTCCCCTCGCTGGCACCTGGGACCTCGGAATTCAGGGGCAGGTTGTAAAAG ACATTCCAGCAGGTGTTGACCCAAAGGTCCTGGAGGGCATTCTGGAAAGTGCCCTGGGAACTGATCTCACAGTCCAGTACTCCGGCTCCTGCAagaactaccactactacattgAGTGGGAGGAAGATCCCGGCAGAAAGGAGCTGGTGGAGATACACACAGATAACCTGATGTTTGATGG AACTCTAAAAACCAAGATCATTCGTGACTCAGCCGGAGTCCTTTGGCACAGCCCTCTTGAGACAGACTTTGTGACCACTCATAGGGACTCTCCTCAT GTGACAGTACAAGTGAATGGTTACTTTGGTGCATGTCTTGGTGCCTGTGCCTTCACCTACGATGATGCCACCACTCCCATGCTGACTGGCGTCTCCGGCACTGCAG GCGAGGGGCTGCAGCACACCCTCACCCTGAGTGGCACGGCCATCACTGCCACCCAGCTCACCTGCACTGTAGCACTGTGGGGCGGCTTGCATTCAGTGGCACTCAGCATGCAGCCGGCTGGCTCGGCActgctcccctcccccatcatcTACATGGTGCCAGTCACCGTGGTTGCACTCAGCATCACGGAGGGCAGCACTGGTGGACAGTATCCTCTCACTGTGACTGGCACTGGCTTCCCAGACAGTGATGGGTGGGAGGCTGGCAGTGCCATTATGACTCTGGGTGGCAAGAAGTGTGTGGTTATCTCTGGTGGACCCACAAAGGTCACCTGCACAGTGCCTGCTG
- the LOC135098910 gene encoding uncharacterized protein LOC135098910 isoform X2, producing the protein MYPPALKQKGILIEDVAVKKVTENGYSLEFQTTNCKTGMPLLGLLQVEGPPASFDTQVTVTCSSQTATGPLAGTWDLGIQGQVVKDIPAGVDPKVLEGILESALGTDLTVQYSGSCKNYHYYIEWEEDPGRKELVEIHTDNLMFDGTLKTKIIRDSAGVLWHSPLETDFVTTHRDSPHVTVQVNGYFGACLGACAFTYDDATTPMLTGVSGTAGEGLQHTLTLSGTAITATQLTCTVALWGGLHSVALSMQPAGSALLPSPIIYMVPVTVVALSITEGSTGGQYPLTVTGTGFPDSDGWEAGSAIMTLGGKKCVVISGGPTKVTCTVPAGDVNFLLTLKSMMTICCHQQALRVQALLQITGSLLLVVTRPLVVTRLLAVNHLLAVTQKLKILTQMIP; encoded by the exons ATGTACCCGCCCGCCCTCAAGCAGAAGGGAATCCTTATTGAGGATGTGGCAGTCAAGAAGGTGACAGAGAATGGGTACTCCCTGGAATTCCAGACCACAAACTGCAAGACTGGAATGCCCCTCCTTGGGCTCCTGCAGGtggaag GTCCTCCAGCAAGCTTTGACACTCAGGTGACAGTCACATGCTCCTCTCAGACTGCCACGGGTCCCCTCGCTGGCACCTGGGACCTCGGAATTCAGGGGCAGGTTGTAAAAG ACATTCCAGCAGGTGTTGACCCAAAGGTCCTGGAGGGCATTCTGGAAAGTGCCCTGGGAACTGATCTCACAGTCCAGTACTCCGGCTCCTGCAagaactaccactactacattgAGTGGGAGGAAGATCCCGGCAGAAAGGAGCTGGTGGAGATACACACAGATAACCTGATGTTTGATGG AACTCTAAAAACCAAGATCATTCGTGACTCAGCCGGAGTCCTTTGGCACAGCCCTCTTGAGACAGACTTTGTGACCACTCATAGGGACTCTCCTCAT GTGACAGTACAAGTGAATGGTTACTTTGGTGCATGTCTTGGTGCCTGTGCCTTCACCTACGATGATGCCACCACTCCCATGCTGACTGGCGTCTCCGGCACTGCAG GCGAGGGGCTGCAGCACACCCTCACCCTGAGTGGCACGGCCATCACTGCCACCCAGCTCACCTGCACTGTAGCACTGTGGGGCGGCTTGCATTCAGTGGCACTCAGCATGCAGCCGGCTGGCTCGGCActgctcccctcccccatcatcTACATGGTGCCAGTCACCGTGGTTGCACTCAGCATCACGGAGGGCAGCACTGGTGGACAGTATCCTCTCACTGTGACTGGCACTGGCTTCCCAGACAGTGATGGGTGGGAGGCTGGCAGTGCCATTATGACTCTGGGTGGCAAGAAGTGTGTGGTTATCTCTGGTGGACCCACAAAGGTCACCTGCACAGTGCCTGCTGGT GATGTGAACTTCCTGTTGACCCTCAAATCAATGATGACCATCTGCTGCCATCAGCAAGCATTACGGGTGCAAGCTCTGCTTCAAATAACAGGAAGTCTTCTTCTAGTAGTGACTCGTCCTCTAGTAGTGACTCGTCTTCTAGCAGTGAATCATCTTCTAGCAGTGACTCAGAAACTGAAGATATTGACACAGATGATTCCGTGA
- the LOC135098910 gene encoding uncharacterized protein LOC135098910 isoform X5 produces the protein MYPPALKQKGILIEDVAVKKVTENGYSLEFQTTNCKTGMPLLGLLQVEGPPASFDTQVTVTCSSQTATGPLAGTWDLGIQGQVVKDIPAGVDPKVLEGILESALGTDLTVQYSGSCKNYHYYIEWEEDPGRKELVEIHTDNLMFDGTLKTKIIRDSAGVLWHSPLETDFVTTHRDSPHVTVQVNGYFGACLGACAFTYDDATTPMLTGVSGTAGEGLQHTLTLSGTAITATQLTCTVALWGGLHSVALSMQPAGSALLPSPIIYMVPVTVVALSITEGSTGGQYPLTVTGTGFPDSDGWEAGSAIMTLGGKKCVVISGGPTKVTCTVPAGIK, from the exons ATGTACCCGCCCGCCCTCAAGCAGAAGGGAATCCTTATTGAGGATGTGGCAGTCAAGAAGGTGACAGAGAATGGGTACTCCCTGGAATTCCAGACCACAAACTGCAAGACTGGAATGCCCCTCCTTGGGCTCCTGCAGGtggaag GTCCTCCAGCAAGCTTTGACACTCAGGTGACAGTCACATGCTCCTCTCAGACTGCCACGGGTCCCCTCGCTGGCACCTGGGACCTCGGAATTCAGGGGCAGGTTGTAAAAG ACATTCCAGCAGGTGTTGACCCAAAGGTCCTGGAGGGCATTCTGGAAAGTGCCCTGGGAACTGATCTCACAGTCCAGTACTCCGGCTCCTGCAagaactaccactactacattgAGTGGGAGGAAGATCCCGGCAGAAAGGAGCTGGTGGAGATACACACAGATAACCTGATGTTTGATGG AACTCTAAAAACCAAGATCATTCGTGACTCAGCCGGAGTCCTTTGGCACAGCCCTCTTGAGACAGACTTTGTGACCACTCATAGGGACTCTCCTCAT GTGACAGTACAAGTGAATGGTTACTTTGGTGCATGTCTTGGTGCCTGTGCCTTCACCTACGATGATGCCACCACTCCCATGCTGACTGGCGTCTCCGGCACTGCAG GCGAGGGGCTGCAGCACACCCTCACCCTGAGTGGCACGGCCATCACTGCCACCCAGCTCACCTGCACTGTAGCACTGTGGGGCGGCTTGCATTCAGTGGCACTCAGCATGCAGCCGGCTGGCTCGGCActgctcccctcccccatcatcTACATGGTGCCAGTCACCGTGGTTGCACTCAGCATCACGGAGGGCAGCACTGGTGGACAGTATCCTCTCACTGTGACTGGCACTGGCTTCCCAGACAGTGATGGGTGGGAGGCTGGCAGTGCCATTATGACTCTGGGTGGCAAGAAGTGTGTGGTTATCTCTGGTGGACCCACAAAGGTCACCTGCACAGTGCCTGCTGGT attaaatAG